One window of Scheffersomyces stipitis CBS 6054 chromosome 1, whole genome shotgun sequence genomic DNA carries:
- the ABD1 gene encoding mRNA cap methyltransferase: MSSNTDAEIQLLQSIKEKAAAAGTQNSAASTSGSSSDSKITRESSAFSRREITNDVPIVSSAYSEVKEAPAWVKKDTPVDKYDKYGSRPAVSTSSGPSRVSRPESESTDNKYSKYISRAAEPSTRVKRSREEFEREEPDPREYGNSRIEQEKDDDGGAAIPYSNLDVSNQSYDHRTLQSREYYTFQSHISNKEERDINSIVRTHYNQRAVHSKRQVRKNSPIIKMRNFNNAIKYMLLGNYSKREQGVDRPFTFLDLCCGKGGDLNKCQFLEIDQYIGIDISDVSVKEAFQRYSQKKVRFRSAYGQKPRKDELRYDFEACFATGDCFSKTIPELLEPNFPGIIDKTFPVDTVSIQFSLHYAFETEDKVRTILTNVSRSLRPGGKFIGTIPSSDFIRKKIVTKNYLPDDRGKKKFGNSLYSVTFDKEPPEDGVFRPPFGNKYNYSLKDAIDDVPEYVVPFETLRAMCEDVGMELKLKKNFIDIFNQEIPKYFSKLSKHLIEGMKRSDGKYGAEGEEKEAVGFYIGFVFEKLGS; this comes from the coding sequence ATGTCGTCCAACACAGACGCTGAGATCCAATTGCTCCAGAGCATCAAGGAGAAGGCTGCAGCCGCCGGAACGCAGAACTCAGCTGCTTCTACATCAGGCTCCAGCTCAGATTCCAAGATTACAAGAGAATCATCTGCGTTTTCGAGAAGAGAAATCACCAACGACGTGCCCATTGTAAGCTCAGCTTATTCAGAGGTCAAAGAGGCTCCAGCTTGGGTAAAAAAAGATACTCCTGTAGATAAATACGACAAGTATGGATCCAGACCAGCTGTTTCCACAAGTTCTGGTCCTTCTCGTGTAAGCCGcccagaatcagaatctACAGATAACAAATATTCCAAATACATATCGAGAGCAGCAGAGCCTTCTACTCGTGTCAAAAGAAGCCGCGAAGAGTTTGAGAGAGAAGAGCCAGATCCTAGAGAATACggaaattcaagaatagaaCAGGaaaaagatgatgatggtggAGCAGCCATTCCATATTCAAATTTGGATGTTTCCAACCAGTCATACGATCATAGAACTTTGCAATCGAGAGAGTACTACACGTTCCAGAGTCATATCTCCAATAAAGAAGAGAGGGACATAAACAGTATTGTTAGAACACACTACAACCAGAGAGCTGTACACTCCAAAAGGCAAGTCAGAAAGAACTCTCCTATCATCAAGATGagaaacttcaacaatgccATTAAATACATGCTCTTGGGTAACTATTCTAAGAGAGAACAAGGTGTTGACCGTCCCTTCACCTTCTTAGACTTATGTTGTGGAAAAGGAGGTGACTTGAATAAGTGCCAGTTTTTGGAAATCGACCAGTACATTGGTATAGATATTTCCGATGTTTCGGTCAAAGAAGCTTTCCAGAGATACTCACAAAAGAAGGTAAGATTCAGGTCGGCGTACGGACAGAAACCCAGAAAAGATGAATTGAGGTACGATTTCGAGGCTTGCTTTGCAACCGGAGATTGTTTCTCCAAGACTATACCAGAGTTGTTGGAGCCAAACTTTCCTGGGATCATCGACAAAACATTCCCTGTGGATACCGTCTCTATTCAGTTCTCATTGCATTATGCctttgaaacagaagacaAAGTTCGTACCATCTTGACCAATGTGTCCAGATCATTGAGACCGGGAGGTAAGTTTATCGGCACGATTCCGTCGTCCGACTTTATCAGAAAAAAGATAGTAACTAAGAACTATTTACCTGACGACAGGGGTAAGAAGAAATTTGGCAATAGTCTCTATTCAGTGACATTTGATAAGGAACCGCCTGAAGATGGCGTATTCAGACCTCCATTCGGCAACAAATACAACTATAGTTTGAAAGATGCCATCGACGACGTTCCAGAATACGTGGTCCCATTTGAGACGCTACGTGCCATGTGCGAAGATGTTGGCATGGAATTGAAgctcaagaagaatttcatTGATATCTTTAATCAAGAAATTCCAAAGTATTTCTCGAAACTCAGTAAGCACCTTATAGAGGGAATGAAACGATCTGACGGGAAATATGGTGCGGAGGGCGAAGAGAAAGAGGCGGTAGGTTTCTACATTGGGTTTGTCTTTGAAAAGTTAGGCAGCTAG
- a CDS encoding predicted protein — MTIRSVGHKFNEAATESGLILTPSAISEALKIKVEYTDYLMALLRLAEEIVEYTSSTIVRYLSIGYKDVGFALPVINQRLISHVQQGFQTLDLKNDSLRRKYDGLKYSVKKLNEIVYDLSLRGLLHYEINLI; from the coding sequence ATGACGATTCGATCTGTTGGGCACAAGTTTAACGAAGCTGCTACAGAACTGGGATTGATATTGACACCATCAGCAATCTCTGAGGCTTTGAAAATAAAGGTGGAATACACAGATTACTTGATGGCACTATTACGTCttgcagaagaaatcgTAGAGTATACAAGCAGCACTATCGTGAGGTATCTTTCCATAGGATATAAGGATGTTGGTTTCGCCTTGCCGGTAATTAACCAACGACTTATTTCTCATGTCCAACAGGGGTTCCAGACTTTGGATCTTAAGAACGATTCACTCAGAAGAAAGTACGATGGTTTGAAATACAGcgtgaagaagttgaatgaaATTGTTTACGATCTCTCGTTGAGAGGATTATTGCATTATGAAATCAACCTAATATAA
- the FSH1 gene encoding dihydrofolate reductase encodes MSNSTSNGRILCLPGFLQSVRVFAEKTTRLKELFAEKKIELEYLDPPRIIESLQALPYYNSLDKEEADVMWKKTLAKDANKCWFLVKDPHLYYGFEEAVQYIIDHIRVHGPYDGILGFSQGCVMATTITNTIHELLPSHPHFKVSILAAGFAMTGRIDDEEMAHNDHSYHPESLEEFQSSVRLLPAQERYFTPPKDNFNTKLFFIFGRNDFVVPPIRTKYLAHLYDRRSTKLYEHNGGHFIPREDEFLQQIVKDVSTVVIPTAKI; translated from the coding sequence ATGAGCAATTCTACTTCAAATGGGAGAATCCTATGCCTTCCTGGATTCCTCCAGAGTGTAAGAGTTTTTGCAGAGAAAACTACTAGACTAAAGGAACTATTCgctgaaaaaaaaatcgaACTCGAGTATCTTGACCCTCCAAGGATAATAGAATCATTACAAGCCCTCCCATACTATAACCTGCTTGACAAGGAGGAGGCTGATGTTATGTGGAAAAAGACCCTAGCAAAAGATGCTAATAAATGTTGGTTTCTAGTCAAAGATCCCCATCTTTATTAtggctttgaagaagctgtgCAGTATATCATAGACCATATTCGAGTACATGGCCCCTACGACGGGATTCTTGGCTTTTCCCAAGGTTGTGTCATGGCCACAACAATAACCAATACTATTCACGAACTCCTACCTTCACACCCCCATTTCAAGGTGTCTATTCTTGCTGCGGGGTTTGCAATGACAGGAAGGAtcgacgacgaagaaatgGCCCACAACGATCATAGCTATCACCCAGAGTCGCTCGAAGAGTTCCAGCTGAGTGTTAGATTACTACCTGCTCAGGAAAGGTACTTCACGCCTCCGAaagacaacttcaatacCAAGTTGTTCTTTATCTTTGGCCGTAACGATTTTGTGGTCCCTCCTATCAGGACAAAGTATTTAGCACATTTGTACGATAGAAGAAGCACCAAGCTCTATGAACATAACGGGGGCCACTTTATCCCCAGAGAAGATGAATTTCTCCAGCAGATTGTGAAGGATGTATCCACAGTGGTCATCCCTACTGCAAAAATATAG